A stretch of Gemmatimonas aurantiaca T-27 DNA encodes these proteins:
- a CDS encoding protein adenylyltransferase SelO: protein MQTLRFDNRFVDELPGDPDPRNQRRQVLGAAWSAVQPTPVTAPQLLAVAPDVAAMLGFSPEQTASPEFAAVFGGNALLEGMRPWAACYGGHQFGQWAGQLGDGRAISLGELVTTAGDRWELQLKGAGPTPYSRTADGRAVLRSSIREFLCSEAMHHLGVPTTRALSLVTTGDPVVRDVLYNGNPAPEPGAVVCRVAPSFVRFGNFEIFTARHDLTTLAQLVDFTIARDFPHIDGDVDARRAAWFREVCERTAHLMVHWMRVGFVHGVMNTDNMSILGLTIDYGPYGWLDNFDPQWTPNTTDAQGRRYRYAQQPAVAQWNLMRLADAIAPLFRDVTPLQAGLDHYGDVFLVAHEAMQAAKFGFVRQGPDEDALITEAFALMERVDIDFTRFFRALGDAPAALGDASAVTVLGDVFYDATLRDTHADALTAWLRRWHVAVGRQRPDAATRRTAMHAVNPWFVLRNYVAQQAIDAATAGDPSQVRLLLEVLRRPYDEQPEHAALVARRPEWARHKVGCSMLSCSS from the coding sequence GTGCAGACGCTGCGATTCGACAACCGCTTCGTCGACGAGCTCCCCGGGGATCCTGACCCGAGGAACCAGCGGCGACAAGTGCTGGGGGCCGCCTGGAGTGCGGTCCAACCCACGCCCGTGACGGCGCCGCAACTGCTGGCGGTAGCCCCCGACGTGGCCGCCATGCTCGGCTTTTCCCCGGAGCAGACCGCCTCGCCCGAGTTCGCGGCGGTGTTTGGCGGCAATGCGCTGCTCGAGGGCATGCGCCCGTGGGCCGCCTGCTATGGGGGGCATCAGTTTGGCCAGTGGGCCGGCCAGTTGGGTGACGGCCGCGCCATTTCGCTTGGCGAGCTGGTGACCACCGCCGGTGACCGCTGGGAGCTGCAACTCAAGGGCGCCGGCCCCACGCCGTATTCGCGCACCGCGGACGGACGTGCCGTGTTGCGCTCGTCCATCCGCGAGTTCCTGTGCAGCGAAGCGATGCATCATCTGGGGGTGCCCACAACCCGGGCGCTGTCGCTCGTGACCACCGGCGATCCGGTCGTACGCGACGTGTTGTACAACGGCAATCCAGCCCCCGAGCCGGGCGCCGTGGTGTGCCGCGTGGCCCCGTCGTTCGTGCGCTTTGGCAACTTCGAGATCTTCACGGCCCGACACGATCTCACCACACTCGCTCAGTTGGTCGACTTCACCATCGCGCGGGACTTTCCGCATATCGACGGCGATGTGGACGCCCGTCGTGCGGCCTGGTTCCGCGAGGTGTGCGAACGCACCGCGCATCTCATGGTGCACTGGATGCGCGTGGGCTTTGTGCATGGTGTGATGAACACCGACAACATGTCGATCCTCGGCCTGACCATCGACTACGGTCCTTACGGTTGGCTCGACAACTTCGATCCGCAGTGGACCCCCAACACCACCGACGCACAGGGGCGCCGCTATCGCTATGCGCAGCAGCCGGCGGTGGCGCAGTGGAATCTCATGCGCCTCGCCGATGCGATCGCACCGCTCTTTCGCGATGTCACGCCGTTGCAGGCCGGGCTCGATCACTACGGGGATGTCTTTCTCGTGGCGCACGAAGCCATGCAGGCCGCGAAGTTCGGCTTCGTGCGGCAGGGTCCCGACGAAGACGCGCTGATCACCGAAGCTTTTGCGCTGATGGAGCGTGTCGACATCGACTTCACGCGGTTTTTCCGCGCGCTGGGCGATGCCCCGGCAGCGCTGGGTGATGCCTCGGCCGTGACCGTACTGGGTGATGTCTTCTACGATGCCACGCTGCGCGACACGCACGCCGATGCGTTGACGGCGTGGTTGCGTCGATGGCATGTCGCCGTGGGACGACAGCGTCCCGATGCTGCCACACGCCGCACCGCGATGCACGCGGTCAATCCGTGGTTCGTGTTGCGCAACTATGTCGCGCAGCAAGCGATCGATGCGGCCACCGCCGGAGATCCGTCGCAGGTGCGGCTGTTGCTCGAGGTGTTGCGCCGCCCATACGACGAACAGCCCGAACACGCCGCGTTGGTGGCTCGGCGGCCGGAATGGGCGCGCCACAAGGTGGGTTGCTCGATGTTGTCCTGCAGCTCCTGA
- a CDS encoding trypsin-like peptidase domain-containing protein: protein MERVVLRHLKGSKASQLEEFPLEQFGELTIGRDPSAGIRFDPDKDDLVGRQHARIVRDLKDPYRFTLTDLNSRNGTFLNKLRVVGDRPLQPGDVIQLGAGGPELQFDIDPLPAMYVKATRLDGPVASVAETRIGGSGAAPSMAGGSGNAPGAPNGIGKATVERMIGETRNQGRRNMFAVLGVAAALILGVVGFNQIQAARTDERADADRARLDSLGKAQGRAGELSKQMQPAEIAAAHSGAVVQVDFSWKLTHRGSGGQVYHRLVPNVIKMRDGSRRPIVDNGRQMVPAYVQVQSGVEPALTLDANSGEPIGVSSRGSGFVVTSNGFIITNRHVAYNWQTWYRFDANDVGPIIDSRTGLPMMDEGGNAVVTRPPGQWIPSETKQAGPKGDIGDFQARVEYLYVRFPKDPTPFEASNVRPSQRHDVALIKVDAPQSLSYVTMEDTYDATRQGDAVTVMGYPGVSEEVITVIKSRDMFNREAQQRILPDPTLSTGNIGKILRAADAEVRDGFMTYAPSGDTYQLTINSTGGGNSGGPMFDAFGRVIGIYFAGKTTDAQVSFSIPIRYAMELLKIGDPTASR from the coding sequence ATGGAACGCGTCGTCCTCCGCCACCTCAAAGGATCGAAGGCCAGTCAGCTCGAGGAATTCCCGCTGGAGCAGTTTGGTGAACTCACCATCGGCCGCGATCCGAGCGCCGGCATCCGGTTCGATCCGGACAAGGACGATCTCGTCGGCCGCCAGCATGCCCGTATTGTCCGGGATCTCAAAGATCCGTATCGCTTCACGCTCACCGATCTCAATAGCCGCAACGGCACATTCCTCAACAAGCTGCGTGTGGTGGGCGATCGCCCGCTGCAGCCAGGTGATGTGATCCAACTGGGCGCTGGTGGGCCGGAGTTGCAGTTCGATATCGATCCGTTGCCGGCGATGTACGTGAAAGCCACGCGCCTCGATGGCCCGGTGGCCAGCGTGGCGGAGACGCGCATCGGTGGATCGGGTGCGGCGCCCAGCATGGCCGGCGGTTCGGGCAATGCACCGGGTGCGCCGAACGGCATCGGCAAAGCCACCGTGGAGCGCATGATCGGCGAGACCCGTAACCAGGGCCGTCGCAACATGTTTGCGGTGCTCGGCGTGGCGGCCGCACTCATTCTGGGTGTGGTGGGCTTCAATCAGATCCAGGCGGCGCGTACCGACGAGCGCGCGGACGCGGATCGCGCGCGTCTCGACAGCCTCGGCAAAGCGCAGGGCCGTGCTGGCGAATTGTCGAAGCAGATGCAACCGGCCGAGATCGCGGCCGCGCACAGTGGCGCGGTGGTGCAGGTCGATTTCAGTTGGAAGCTCACGCATCGTGGTTCGGGCGGACAGGTCTATCACCGGCTCGTGCCCAACGTCATCAAGATGCGAGACGGCTCACGCCGCCCCATCGTGGACAACGGCCGGCAGATGGTGCCCGCCTACGTGCAGGTGCAGAGTGGCGTGGAACCGGCGCTCACCCTCGATGCCAATTCGGGCGAACCGATCGGCGTGAGTTCGCGCGGATCCGGCTTCGTCGTCACGTCCAACGGGTTCATCATCACCAACCGTCACGTGGCCTACAACTGGCAGACGTGGTATCGCTTCGATGCCAACGATGTCGGCCCGATCATCGATTCGCGCACCGGTCTGCCGATGATGGACGAAGGCGGCAATGCGGTCGTGACCCGTCCGCCGGGACAGTGGATCCCCTCGGAAACCAAGCAGGCTGGCCCCAAGGGCGACATCGGCGATTTCCAGGCGCGTGTGGAATACCTGTATGTGCGTTTCCCGAAGGATCCCACACCGTTCGAAGCCAGCAATGTGCGCCCCTCGCAGCGCCATGACGTGGCCCTGATCAAGGTGGACGCACCGCAGTCACTGTCCTACGTGACGATGGAAGACACCTACGATGCCACGCGTCAGGGTGATGCCGTCACCGTGATGGGTTATCCGGGAGTCTCGGAAGAAGTCATCACCGTCATCAAGTCACGCGACATGTTCAACCGCGAGGCACAGCAGCGCATCCTCCCCGACCCGACACTGTCGACGGGCAACATCGGCAAGATCCTGCGTGCGGCCGATGCGGAAGTGCGTGACGGGTTCATGACGTACGCACCGAGCGGTGACACCTACCAGCTCACCATCAACTCCACCGGCGGCGGCAACAGCGGTGGTCCGATGTTCGATGCGTTTGGTCGGGTGATCGGCATCTACTTCGCCGGCAAGACGACGGACGCGCAGGTCTCCTTCTCGATCCCGATCCGCTACGCGATGGAGCTGCTCAAGATCGGCGATCCGACCGCGTCGCGCTGA
- a CDS encoding 3-keto-disaccharide hydrolase produces the protein MSHTPLFLLRSLSGAFVRTLMAGTMLAAMPLLDSSALRAQAAAPIIGRWDLTVQGANGPYPSWLEVSQSGVRTLVGRFVGSGGSARPIAKVEFVNNTMRFAIPPQWDAESNDLRVEGAFADDRLTGTLTTPRGDVHRFVAVRAPLLRRTSAPVWAAPIVLFNGKTMDAWAPLAGTSQWSVVDGVLTNRRSGANLATKQHFTDFKLHLEFRYPKGGNSGVYLRGRYEVQVEDNGDLEPSPVHLGGIYGFLTANENVSKGPGVWQTYDITLIGRRVTVVLNGKTVIADQTIPGITGGALDSNEGAPGPIYLQGDHTAVEYRNIVITPAKTP, from the coding sequence ATGAGCCATACGCCGCTGTTTTTGTTGCGATCCTTGTCGGGAGCTTTCGTGCGCACGTTGATGGCAGGCACGATGCTCGCGGCCATGCCGCTGCTCGACAGTAGTGCTCTGCGCGCGCAGGCCGCCGCACCGATCATCGGGCGCTGGGATCTCACCGTGCAGGGCGCCAACGGCCCGTATCCGTCTTGGCTGGAAGTGAGTCAGTCGGGCGTTCGTACGCTGGTGGGCCGGTTCGTGGGATCGGGAGGCAGCGCACGCCCGATCGCGAAGGTGGAGTTTGTGAACAACACCATGCGGTTTGCGATTCCGCCACAGTGGGACGCAGAATCGAACGACCTGCGCGTGGAAGGCGCGTTTGCCGATGACCGGCTCACGGGCACGCTCACGACGCCGCGCGGTGATGTGCATCGCTTCGTAGCCGTGCGCGCCCCCCTCCTGCGTCGCACTTCGGCGCCGGTATGGGCTGCCCCCATCGTGCTGTTCAACGGCAAGACCATGGACGCCTGGGCGCCGCTCGCTGGCACCAGTCAGTGGTCTGTCGTGGATGGCGTGCTCACCAACCGGCGCTCGGGCGCCAACCTCGCCACCAAGCAGCATTTCACCGACTTCAAGCTGCATCTCGAGTTCCGCTACCCGAAGGGCGGCAACAGCGGCGTATACCTGCGCGGCCGCTATGAAGTCCAGGTGGAGGACAACGGCGATCTCGAACCCTCACCAGTGCATCTGGGTGGGATCTACGGTTTCCTGACCGCGAATGAGAACGTGTCCAAGGGGCCCGGCGTCTGGCAGACGTACGACATCACCCTCATTGGGCGCCGGGTGACGGTGGTGCTCAACGGCAAGACCGTCATTGCCGATCAGACCATTCCCGGCATCACCGGTGGTGCGCTCGACAGCAATGAAGGCGCACCGGGGCCGATCTACCTGCAGGGCGATCACACGGCCGTGGAATACCGCAACATCGTGATCACGCCCGCGAAAACGCCGTAA
- a CDS encoding (4Fe-4S)-binding protein: protein MHIEHDADAFRLRVPVSASPHDAWLLLTSPKGIAKWWGPRVSLDTQPGGALQEVWQDGDREVTTSGTVTQHEPDQVIEFTWADHDWDASTTVRWSCEPTTEGVVLHLEHRGWHALPADRREVLRQAHVDGWSKHLTRFAALHTLTRAYPANQITVEWREGRCAHSGNCVRALGVVFNPKLKPWINTSTASDDEIRAAVAKCPSGALAIAE from the coding sequence ATGCACATCGAACACGATGCCGACGCTTTTCGCCTGCGCGTGCCTGTTTCGGCGTCCCCGCACGACGCCTGGCTGCTGCTCACCTCGCCCAAGGGCATCGCCAAGTGGTGGGGGCCACGGGTGTCACTCGACACGCAGCCCGGTGGAGCGCTCCAGGAGGTCTGGCAGGACGGCGACCGCGAAGTGACCACCTCCGGCACCGTCACACAGCACGAGCCCGATCAGGTCATCGAATTCACCTGGGCCGATCACGACTGGGACGCCAGCACGACCGTGCGCTGGTCGTGCGAACCCACGACCGAGGGCGTGGTGCTGCATCTCGAGCACCGGGGGTGGCACGCATTGCCGGCCGATCGTCGCGAAGTACTCCGTCAGGCCCATGTGGACGGCTGGTCAAAGCACCTCACCCGGTTTGCGGCACTGCACACGCTCACACGCGCCTATCCGGCCAACCAGATCACGGTGGAATGGCGCGAGGGACGCTGTGCGCACAGTGGCAACTGCGTGCGGGCGCTAGGCGTGGTGTTCAACCCGAAGCTCAAGCCGTGGATCAATACCTCGACCGCCAGCGACGACGAAATTCGCGCGGCGGTGGCCAAGTGTCCGAGCGGGGCACTCGCAATCGCGGAGTAG
- the msrB gene encoding peptide-methionine (R)-S-oxide reductase MsrB, which produces MDTNGKTNSSTNSDTSGYTKPTAEELARTLTPEQFTVTQQCGTEPPFRNAYWDNHEDGLYVDVVSGEPLFASIHKFDSGTGWPSFTRPVAPNVTEHADNAYGMRRVEVRSKHGDSHLGHVFPDGPRTEGGMRYCINSASLRFIPVADLEGEGYGEYVSLFNDAASGGTHG; this is translated from the coding sequence ATGGACACCAACGGCAAGACCAACAGCAGCACCAACAGCGATACCAGCGGCTACACCAAGCCGACGGCGGAAGAACTCGCCCGCACTCTGACGCCCGAGCAGTTCACGGTCACGCAGCAGTGCGGTACCGAACCACCATTCCGCAACGCCTACTGGGACAACCACGAAGACGGGCTGTATGTCGACGTGGTGAGCGGCGAGCCGCTGTTCGCATCGATTCACAAATTCGATTCGGGTACCGGCTGGCCCAGCTTCACGCGGCCCGTCGCGCCCAACGTCACCGAGCATGCCGACAACGCGTACGGCATGCGCCGCGTGGAAGTGCGTTCCAAACACGGGGACTCCCACCTGGGCCACGTCTTCCCGGACGGTCCGCGCACTGAGGGCGGCATGCGGTACTGCATCAACTCCGCGTCGCTGCGATTCATTCCGGTGGCCGATCTCGAAGGAGAAGGGTACGGCGAGTATGTGTCGCTTTTCAACGATGCGGCCTCCGGCGGAACCCATGGCTGA
- a CDS encoding DUF4126 domain-containing protein translates to MIMALPVSAEALLGVAVGLGLAAAAGFRVFVPLLAAAVAAKTGLLPLSPGFEWLASTPALAALGTATVLEVGAYAVPWLDQLLDIVATPAAMLAGMLAAASVVVDLPPLIKWSAVVLAAGAAGMTQGATVFTRFKSTTLTGGVGNPVVSTLELISAVVTSALAIFLPILTLVAVILLLVFFTRRVHGVIFGRRSAREAIVTAGGPPKVPRGP, encoded by the coding sequence ATGATCATGGCGCTGCCGGTTTCCGCAGAGGCTCTTCTGGGCGTGGCGGTGGGCCTTGGCCTCGCCGCCGCCGCCGGGTTCCGCGTGTTTGTCCCGCTGCTGGCCGCCGCGGTGGCCGCGAAGACCGGCCTGCTGCCACTGTCGCCGGGCTTCGAGTGGCTGGCCAGCACACCAGCATTGGCCGCGCTCGGTACGGCCACGGTGCTGGAGGTGGGCGCGTACGCGGTGCCGTGGCTCGATCAGTTGCTCGATATCGTGGCCACGCCGGCTGCGATGCTGGCCGGCATGCTGGCCGCCGCATCGGTGGTGGTAGACTTGCCGCCGCTCATCAAGTGGAGTGCCGTGGTGCTCGCCGCCGGCGCGGCCGGTATGACGCAGGGCGCCACCGTGTTCACGCGCTTCAAAAGCACCACGCTCACCGGTGGGGTGGGCAATCCGGTGGTGTCCACCCTGGAGCTGATCAGCGCGGTGGTGACGAGTGCGTTGGCGATTTTCCTGCCGATCCTGACGCTGGTCGCCGTGATCCTGCTGCTGGTGTTTTTCACACGCCGCGTCCATGGCGTGATTTTCGGCCGACGCAGCGCACGTGAGGCGATCGTGACGGCCGGTGGTCCACCAAAGGTGCCGCGCGGGCCCTGA
- a CDS encoding copper resistance protein NlpE N-terminal domain-containing protein produces MIKKTVVAPVVALAAALLAACGGDTAEQGADSTAAKAGPAITIASIAPATYNGTLPCADCSGLITTLTVWPDSLYRLRETYDGKSKTPFVRMGRYQFDGKTLTLEGDTGVVGRWALMPGDSLRMLDQAGQPIDSPMPMSLRRADGMDPISESAVYVGSFVYWADAPTLRECNSGKTIPVMMKGDYKVLEKAYTAAKLPAGSGQQVEVQARLVPRPADMEGTEPFVFEVSKYIGPSINGNCR; encoded by the coding sequence ATGATCAAGAAGACGGTGGTGGCGCCCGTAGTGGCGCTGGCGGCAGCCTTGCTGGCCGCGTGTGGCGGCGACACCGCCGAACAGGGTGCCGACTCGACGGCTGCCAAGGCCGGCCCGGCGATCACGATCGCGTCCATCGCGCCGGCTACCTATAACGGGACACTGCCATGCGCTGATTGTTCCGGCCTCATCACCACGCTGACCGTATGGCCGGACAGCCTGTATCGCCTGCGCGAAACGTATGACGGCAAGAGCAAGACGCCGTTCGTGCGCATGGGCCGATACCAGTTCGACGGCAAAACGCTGACGCTCGAAGGTGACACGGGCGTGGTGGGACGCTGGGCCCTGATGCCGGGCGATAGCCTGCGTATGCTCGATCAGGCCGGACAGCCCATCGACAGCCCGATGCCCATGAGCCTGCGCCGCGCTGACGGGATGGATCCGATCAGCGAATCGGCGGTCTACGTTGGCTCGTTTGTGTACTGGGCCGACGCGCCCACCCTGCGGGAATGCAATTCCGGCAAGACGATCCCCGTGATGATGAAGGGCGACTACAAGGTGCTGGAGAAAGCCTACACCGCGGCCAAGTTGCCCGCGGGCAGCGGCCAGCAGGTGGAGGTGCAGGCGCGTCTGGTGCCCCGCCCGGCCGACATGGAAGGCACCGAGCCGTTTGTCTTCGAGGTCTCGAAATACATCGGTCCGTCGATCAACGGGAACTGTCGCTGA
- a CDS encoding (2Fe-2S)-binding protein — protein sequence MSQGAPILLLVNGREHAVAMSEDTPLLWALRESMQLMGTKFGCGMALCGACTVHVDGAPTRACVTPIGTLAGRSITTIEGLQGAVVEVVRAAWVNADVPQCGYCQSGQVMATTALLLQHPMPTDADIDAALIGNICRCGTYPRIRAAIHAAAQQLLTASPAMPTSDSSSAPTPPPPSSSP from the coding sequence ATGAGTCAGGGCGCCCCGATCCTGTTGCTGGTGAACGGCCGTGAACACGCAGTGGCCATGAGCGAGGACACTCCGTTGCTGTGGGCGCTGCGTGAATCGATGCAGCTCATGGGCACCAAGTTCGGCTGCGGCATGGCGCTGTGTGGTGCCTGCACGGTGCATGTGGACGGCGCGCCGACGCGGGCCTGCGTGACACCCATCGGTACGCTCGCGGGTCGATCCATCACCACGATCGAGGGGCTGCAGGGCGCCGTGGTCGAAGTCGTACGCGCCGCCTGGGTCAACGCCGATGTGCCACAGTGTGGCTACTGTCAGTCGGGACAGGTCATGGCCACGACGGCGCTACTGCTGCAACATCCCATGCCCACCGACGCCGATATCGATGCAGCCCTGATAGGCAATATCTGTCGGTGTGGTACGTACCCACGCATTCGCGCCGCCATTCACGCTGCGGCACAACAGTTGCTCACCGCGTCGCCTGCGATGCCCACGTCCGATTCGTCGTCTGCTCCAACGCCTCCACCTCCATCGTCCTCGCCATGA
- the msrA gene encoding peptide-methionine (S)-S-oxide reductase MsrA, producing the protein MADANGAQPQEVAIIAGGCFWGMEALLRDIPGVLDTDVGYTGGWLENPTYHDTHDSKSGHAESIRVVFDPTVLSYESLLENWFFRMHDPTTLNRQGGDIGTQYRSAIFYTSDAQRETAERVKAQVQQSGLWSKPIVTEIVPEAKWWSAEGYHQDYLVKNPGGYSCHFMR; encoded by the coding sequence ATGGCTGATGCCAACGGCGCGCAGCCGCAGGAAGTGGCGATCATTGCCGGTGGATGTTTCTGGGGCATGGAAGCGCTGCTGCGCGACATTCCCGGTGTGCTCGACACCGACGTGGGCTATACCGGCGGATGGCTGGAAAATCCCACGTATCACGACACCCATGACAGCAAGAGTGGCCACGCGGAGAGCATCCGCGTGGTCTTCGACCCGACGGTGCTGAGCTACGAGTCACTGCTGGAAAACTGGTTCTTCCGCATGCACGACCCGACCACGCTCAACCGGCAGGGCGGTGACATCGGCACGCAGTACCGTAGCGCGATTTTCTACACGAGCGACGCGCAGCGCGAGACCGCCGAGCGTGTGAAGGCGCAGGTGCAGCAGAGCGGTCTCTGGTCAAAGCCCATCGTGACCGAGATTGTGCCCGAGGCGAAGTGGTGGAGCGCCGAGGGGTACCACCAGGACTATCTCGTGAAGAATCCTGGCGGATATAGCTGTCATTTCATGCGGTGA
- a CDS encoding DUF6524 family protein codes for MATAPGFSGILLRALAALVLVFATYNPEGYSYFHWALAPLISGVQTAGPASVKFLVGLALLAGWAIFLNATRRSIGLGGAVIVLAISGALVWLLLDFGIVSASSGRGLTHVVLFCTALLLAVGMSWSHLSRRLSGQVDMDPTD; via the coding sequence ATGGCCACTGCTCCCGGCTTTAGCGGCATTCTGCTGCGCGCACTTGCAGCACTCGTTCTGGTTTTCGCGACCTACAACCCCGAGGGGTACTCGTACTTCCACTGGGCTCTCGCGCCGCTGATCTCCGGAGTGCAGACGGCCGGTCCTGCGTCCGTGAAGTTCCTGGTTGGTCTCGCCCTGCTGGCCGGGTGGGCCATCTTCCTCAATGCCACCCGCCGCTCCATCGGCCTCGGCGGCGCGGTCATCGTGCTCGCCATCTCGGGCGCACTGGTATGGCTGCTGCTCGACTTCGGCATCGTGAGCGCATCGTCCGGACGTGGCCTCACGCACGTGGTGTTGTTCTGCACCGCGCTGCTGCTGGCGGTGGGCATGAGCTGGTCGCATCTCTCGCGCCGGCTCAGTGGTCAGGTCGACATGGACCCGACCGACTGA
- a CDS encoding xanthine dehydrogenase family protein molybdopterin-binding subunit yields MRRRAFLLAGLGTGGALFLGWTLLPPRQRLQGRHAPEVPAGSGIVALNGWLTIAPDDTVTIVAPKAEMGQGIHTALAMLVAEELDCDWQQVRVTHSPIDRIYGNVAALVDGLPIHPDQLDAPLVRGVRWLTAKVAREIGVMMTGGSSSVRDCWMVARQAGATAREALLSAAAEQTGVPIAECRTERGVVVCGTQRLRYGSLISAAVRQRPSRVVLKTPSQFTRIGVSTPRLDARDKVQGAPLYGIDVALPDMLYAAVAMPPVLGSRPLHFNQQAAMARPGVRAVVALEGTRYGDPPGVAIVAESWWQARQALPALAIEWSPSPHAALSSDGIMSTLRERAMRGDAFAFRRSGDAEALVNAPGARVMESLYEAPYLAHAAMEPINATARISRDQAEIWVGTQVPGFVRDAVAHVTAIDPSRITVHQYQLGGAFGRRLEADYAAQVAMIARAIPGVPVQVIWTREDDMRADFYRPAAVTRFRAALSPTGNVRAIVVQSASQAPFKALSQRVGFVPTMRGPDRTMAEGTWDQPYEFPAVRAAHAEVSLPVPVGSWRSVGHSHQAFFLESFIDELAQQAGQDPLAYRLALLARHPRAATVLRRATDAAGWNTPIARGDDGLLRARGLALHWSFGSYVAQVADVSIDGAQQLRVHRVVSAIDCGLIVNPAGVTQQVESAIIYGLSAALHGEITIENGRVRQGNFHEYRPLRIDECPVIETHLIASSEPPSGAGEVALPPVAPAVGNAIAVLIGRRLRQLPLRLTSRAVRGGAGT; encoded by the coding sequence ATGAGACGGCGGGCGTTTCTGCTGGCGGGACTGGGCACGGGTGGCGCGCTTTTCCTCGGGTGGACATTGCTCCCCCCAAGACAGCGGCTGCAGGGCCGGCATGCGCCCGAAGTCCCCGCTGGCAGTGGCATCGTAGCGCTCAATGGCTGGCTCACGATCGCCCCCGACGATACGGTCACCATCGTGGCGCCCAAAGCGGAGATGGGTCAGGGCATTCACACGGCGCTGGCCATGCTGGTGGCCGAAGAACTCGACTGCGACTGGCAGCAGGTGCGGGTGACTCACAGTCCGATCGATCGCATCTATGGCAATGTCGCCGCACTGGTCGATGGCCTGCCCATCCATCCGGATCAACTGGACGCGCCGCTCGTGCGCGGCGTGCGGTGGCTCACCGCCAAAGTCGCTCGCGAGATTGGGGTGATGATGACCGGTGGTTCGTCGAGTGTGCGCGACTGCTGGATGGTGGCCCGCCAGGCCGGCGCCACCGCGCGCGAGGCATTGCTCTCGGCGGCGGCCGAGCAGACGGGTGTCCCGATTGCGGAATGTCGCACGGAACGTGGTGTGGTGGTGTGTGGCACGCAGCGCCTGCGGTACGGGTCCCTGATTTCGGCAGCGGTGCGTCAGCGCCCTTCCCGGGTGGTGCTCAAGACACCTTCGCAATTCACACGCATCGGCGTGTCCACGCCGCGTCTCGATGCGCGCGACAAGGTGCAGGGTGCGCCGCTGTACGGTATCGACGTCGCGCTGCCGGACATGCTGTATGCGGCGGTGGCCATGCCACCGGTGTTGGGCAGTCGACCGCTGCACTTCAACCAACAAGCCGCGATGGCCCGTCCGGGAGTGCGCGCGGTGGTGGCACTCGAAGGCACGCGTTATGGTGACCCGCCAGGCGTCGCGATCGTTGCCGAATCGTGGTGGCAGGCGCGCCAGGCATTGCCAGCGTTGGCCATCGAATGGAGCCCCAGTCCGCATGCGGCCCTCTCCAGCGACGGTATCATGTCGACGCTGCGGGAGCGCGCGATGCGTGGCGACGCGTTTGCCTTTCGCCGCAGTGGTGATGCCGAGGCGCTCGTGAACGCCCCCGGTGCGCGCGTGATGGAATCGCTGTACGAAGCGCCGTATCTGGCGCATGCGGCCATGGAGCCCATCAACGCCACCGCTCGAATCTCCCGCGACCAGGCGGAGATCTGGGTGGGCACGCAGGTACCGGGATTTGTGCGTGATGCGGTGGCGCATGTCACGGCGATCGATCCCTCGCGCATCACCGTGCACCAGTATCAACTGGGCGGTGCGTTCGGGCGGCGCCTCGAAGCCGACTACGCCGCACAAGTGGCAATGATTGCCAGAGCGATCCCCGGTGTGCCGGTGCAGGTGATCTGGACACGCGAAGACGACATGCGGGCCGATTTTTATCGACCGGCGGCGGTCACACGCTTCCGGGCAGCCCTGTCACCCACGGGCAACGTGCGTGCCATCGTCGTACAGTCGGCCAGTCAGGCGCCGTTCAAAGCACTGAGCCAGCGCGTGGGCTTTGTTCCCACCATGCGGGGGCCCGACCGCACCATGGCCGAGGGAACATGGGATCAGCCCTACGAATTCCCTGCTGTGCGGGCGGCCCATGCGGAGGTTTCGCTACCGGTGCCGGTGGGTTCGTGGCGCAGTGTGGGTCACTCACATCAGGCGTTTTTTCTCGAGTCGTTCATCGATGAACTGGCGCAGCAGGCCGGACAGGATCCACTGGCGTATCGACTCGCGTTGCTGGCCCGTCATCCCCGAGCGGCCACGGTATTGCGACGCGCCACCGATGCCGCCGGATGGAACACACCCATCGCACGTGGAGACGATGGGTTGCTGCGTGCCCGCGGACTCGCGCTGCACTGGTCGTTTGGCAGCTATGTGGCGCAGGTGGCGGACGTGTCGATCGACGGCGCGCAACAACTCCGTGTGCATCGCGTCGTGAGTGCCATCGATTGTGGCCTGATCGTGAACCCGGCCGGCGTGACACAGCAGGTGGAGAGCGCGATCATTTATGGACTCTCGGCCGCGCTGCACGGCGAAATCACGATCGAAAACGGTCGTGTGCGACAGGGCAATTTCCACGAATACCGTCCATTGCGTATCGACGAATGCCCGGTGATCGAAACGCATCTCATCGCGAGTTCGGAACCGCCCAGTGGTGCCGGCGAGGTGGCCCTGCCACCGGTGGCGCCGGCGGTGGGTAACGCCATCGCCGTGTTGATTGGTCGACGACTTCGGCAACTGCCGCTGCGTTTGACGTCGCGCGCGGTGCGGGGTGGTGCCGGCACATGA